One Dermacentor andersoni chromosome 6, qqDerAnde1_hic_scaffold, whole genome shotgun sequence genomic window carries:
- the LOC126523007 gene encoding protein trapped in endoderm-1-like, whose protein sequence is MPNSHQARDTLSRPTSPPFSSLKCTPPPSAKEENVTSTAVGSCQVDDALEYPRDLSYVAGACCALFVLLGVPGNLLTLVSLGRSRRLRGPTTAFVLSLCCADLLFCVVNLPLTATRYFRRCWMFGDDMCVVFGFFFYGNVATSIFSMTGISVSRSFRGVLVNSRRRHDRLFSGWRTVMAVITCWLLGFGLLLPVLLGWWGRFGLHRPTFSCTVLSKDGHSPKVFLFALAFLVPCMGIIASYGRIYYKIQRSSRRLASYSGMTRLRSPYSHHREEEMRVTRTMAVIFALFLLCFLPLLVANLLEKQLTTPWIHVTASILSWMSCCINPVVYAVMNRQYRSSYVALLCPKRAREQDFQNTVCRSLRNTAV, encoded by the exons ATGCCAAACTCTCAT caggctagagacacgctctccaggccgacctctcctcctttctcttcattaaaatgtACTCCTCCCCCCTCTGCAAAGGAGGAGAACGTCACCTCGACGGCGGTGGGGTCGTGCCAGGTGGACGACGCCCTCGAGTACCCCCGCGACTTGTCATACGTCGCGGGCGCCTGCTGCGCGCTTTTCGTGCTGCTGGGCGTGCCGGGCAACCTGCTCACGCTGGTGTCGCTGGGCCGGAGCCGGCGACTGCGCGGCCCGACCACGGCGTTCGTGCTGAGCCTGTGCTGCGCCGACCTGCTCTTCTGCGTCGTCAACCTGCCGCTGACGGCGACGCGCTACTTCCGCCGCTGCTGGATGTTTGGCGACGACATGTGCGTCGTTTTCGGCTTCTTCTTCTACGGGAACGTGGCCACCTCCATATTCTCCATGACCGGCATCTCCGTCAGCAG atctttcagGGGCGTGCTGGTCAACTCGCGTCGCCGGCACGACCGCTTGTTCTCCGGGTGGCGCACGGTGATGGCGGTCATCACTTGCTGGCTTCTCGGTTTCGGCTTGCTGCTGCCCGTGCTGCTCGGCTGGTGGGGCCGCTTCGGGCTTCATAGGCCGACGTTCTCGTGCACCGTGCTGAGCAAAGACGGCCACTCGCCCAAAGTATTCCTGTTCGCCTTAGCCTTCCTGGTACCCTGCATGGGAATCATAGCGTCTTACGGGCGCATCTACTACAAG ATTCAGCGCAGTTCGCGCAGGCTGGCCTCCTACAGCGGCATGACCAGGTTGCGCAGCCCGTACTCGCATCACCGGGAGGAAGAGATGCGCGTCACCCGTACGATGGCGGTCATCTTTGCGCTCTTCCTTCTCTGCTTCTTGCCCTTGCTCGTGGCCAACCTGCTGGAGAAGCAGCTTAC AACTCCGTGGATACACGTGACGGCTTCCATTCTCTCCTGGATGTCCTGCTGCATAAATCCCGTCGTGTACGCTGTCATGAACAGGCAGTACCGAAGCTCCTACGTGGCGCTTCTGTGCCCTAAAAGAGCCAGAGAGCAAGACTTTCAAAACACAGTCTGTCGAAGTCTTAGAAACACCGCGGTATGA